From the genome of Planctomycetota bacterium:
CGCCGTCTGCTCATCTCGCATCATGAGCCGACGCGCAGCGACGATGAACTCGACGAACTGACCGCCCACTTCCAGGCCCAGCTCGCCCGACACCGCCTGCCTCTCGAAGTCGACTTCGCCATCGAAGGCCAGCGCCTCGATCTGTCCGCCGGCGCCCTGGCCGCAAGCGCCTGATCGGGGATCGGGGGTTGGAAAGTCGCATCAATCGAAGCGTGTCCGTGCCCCCGTTTAGCGTTGCCGCTTCCTGCCGTGAGCCGGTCGAACGGGTGGCGGGTTTTTGCCTTACTTGACCCCCAGCTCATCCACCATCGCCCGGAACAGATTCGCCTGCTCCCGGCTGATGGTGAATTCCAAAGTCCCCATGTGCCCGACGATCTCGCCCGGCGCCGCCGCCAGCTTCTTGAGATTGTCGATGCTCAACTCCGCCTTGACCGTCTCGTCGTCCGTCCGTTCGCGCCGCCGGGTCGTCGGCACCGCACGCATCGACGAACTGTAATGCTTCACCGGGCAGACAATCGATTCCGCCCCGACGTTGAACACGATCTGCTCGACATCGCGATAGGCGATCCCCGTCGCGTATGTCTGAACATAAAGGTCCACGCTCGCCGGCGGCCCGCTACGTTCCTTGCCCTTGTAATGATCCGCCAGACTCAGCCAGTGACGCCGCAGCGTCCCGCCCTTGGTCGTTTGCATGGGCAGCACGCGCGAAGCGATCTCCGTCTCGTTCTCGTCGCCGTCATAGTCCTTGGCAAGGTAGTACGCCCGGGCATCCGCCTTGTCCTGCGTCTGCTGCTGAACGATCGCCTGCTTTTCCTGAACAAGCTGCTGGTTCTGCTGCTGCGCGACGCCAAGCTGTTTCTCCAGCTCGGCGACGCGGGCCTTGAGCGCCGCGTTCTCCTTGCGGAGCTGCTCGACTTCCGAATCGGCCGCGCGCACCGTCGCGCTCATGATCATCAGCACACAACATCCTGCCAGCAGCGTCCGTTGCATGAATCGCTCCTTAAGCCAGCGATGGTTCGAGCTTCTTGACGACGTCGACGAGTTCCGCCACGTGATCGGCTGAGGCCTTGAGCAGCTTGGCCTCGTTTTCGTCGAGCTTGATCTCCAGGATCTTCTCGACGCCGCCCGCGCCCAGCACGCACGGCACGCCGACGAACAGACCGTTGAGCCCGTACTCGCCGTCGCAGTAGCCGGCACACGGCAGAATGCGCTTCTTGTCCTTGACGATGGCTTCGACCATCTGAATCGTCCCGCTCGCCGGGGCGTAGTACGCGCTGGTGCCCATCAATCCGACGATTTCGCCGCCGCCCTTCTTGGCGCGTTCGACGATCTCATTGAGGCGCGCTTCGCTGATGAACTCCGTGACGGGGATGCCGCTGATGTTCGTGTAGCGCGGCAGCGGCACCATGTCGTCGCCATGCCCGCCCAGGAGGAGCGCATTGATGTCCTCGACGGAAAACCCCGTCTCCATCGCGATGAACGCCTTGTAGCGCGCCACGTCCAGACACCCGGCCTGACCGAGAATGCGATTCGTCGGGAACCCCGTCGCCTTCCAGGCCGTGTACACCATCGCGTCCAGCGGATTGCTGACGACGATCACGATTGACTCGGGGGCGTACTTCTTGATGTTCTCGCTGACGCTCTTGACGATGGCGACGTTCGTCTTGATCAGATCATCGCGGCTCATGCCCGGCTTGCGCGGAATGCCCGCCGTCACGACCACCACGTCCGAGTCAGCGATGTCCTTGTAGTCCGTCGTCCCGGTGATCTTCGCGTCGAAAAGCTCGATCGGGGCGGCCTGATACAGGTCGAGCATCTTGCCCTTGACGACGCCCTCGGCCTGCGGAATGTCCAGCACGACGATGTCGCCCAGTTCCTTGCTCGCCGCCCACACGGCGCAGCTCGCCCCGACGTTGCCGCCGCCAATCACCGAAATTTTCGCCCGTCGTGCCATGGAGGAATCCTTTATCTGGAGTGCTTTTTGATGTTGATGTCGAGTCCATCATGATAAATCCCCCGCCCGCTGTTGCAAGCCGGGGCGTAACCGCCGGGACGCGAAGCTCATCTTAGAGCCGGCACGCAACCCCGCCGGACTGCCAATGAAAGGCTCGATCCATGATCGCGACCCATACAAGCAGCGAATCGAATGCAGCGGCGTTAGGGACGCTTTTCACCTCGTTCGTACTCAACGATTCGCTGACGCTGCCCAACCGCATCGTCATGGCGCCGTTGACCCGCAGCATGGCGGGCCCCGGGCTTGTTCCCACGCAGACTTCCGCCGACTACTACGCCCGCCGGGCCGACGCCGGGCTTATCATCAGTGAAGCGACCATCGTCACACCCGATGGTCAGGGCTATCCCGATACGCCCGGCCTGTTCACCGAGGCGCAAGTCGACGGCTGGCGACGTGTCACGCAAGCGGTCCATGACCGCGGCGGGCGCATGTTCGCCCAACTCTGGCACGTCGGACGACTTTCGCATCCGCACTTCCAACCCGACGGGACGCTGCCGCTCGCCCCCTCCGCCGTCCCCGCGGCCGGCCGCATCAACCGCACGCGTGATCTGAACTACGGCCCGGTGCGCGAAGCGACGCGCGCTGACATCGACCGCATCGTCGCCGCCTTCGCCGACGCCGCGACCAATGCCCGCCATGCGGGATTCGACGGCGTCGAAATCCACGGCGCCAACGGCTACCTCATCGATCAATTCCTCCACGCCTTCACCAACCGCCGCACCGATGAATACGGCGGATCCCCTGAGAATCGCGCTCGATTCGCACTGCGCGTCATCGACGCCGTCGTCGAACGCCTCGGCGCCCAGCGCGTCGGGATCCGACTCTCTCCCGCGGCGTACGTGCACATGACCGGCTCGCCGGAAGATGAGCCGACGTATGTGCATCTGCTGAGCGAAATCAGCCGGCGCGGACTCGCGTACGTGCACATCGGCATCTACGACGACACGAAGGCCCATGCCGAACTGAATCACCAGACCGCCAGCGAATTCGTCCGCGCCAATTACGACGGCGTGCTCATTGGCAACGGCGGGTACACGCCTGACCGCGCCGCCGCCGCCATCGACGATGATCGCTTCGACCTCGTCGCCATCGGTCGCCCGTTCATCGCCAATCCCGACCTCGTGAATCGCCTCCGCCAAGATCAACCGCTCGTCCCCTACGACGCCGCGATGCTCACCACGCTCTATTGACCCATCCCCGAAAGGAAATCGCCATGACCACCGCCACCGCTCATCAGAACGTCCGCATTCATGACCTGCTCGACTACATCCGCACCGGCCGAATCATGGACGCCATGCACGAGTTCTACGCCGACGACGTCGTCATGGAGGAACCCGCCTACGGCAAGACCGTCGGCCTCGCCGCGAACCTCAAGCGCGAAGAGAAATTCGTCACCGGCGTCGCCGAGTTCAGGAACTTCCAGGCCGACGCCGTCGCCGCCGGCAAGGATGTGAGCTTCTACCAAAACGTCATGGACTGGACCACCACCGACGGCAAGGACATGCACGTCGAACAGGTTGTCGTCGCCCACTGGAAAAACGGCAAGATCGTCCACGAACGCTTCTACTACAACATGGCCTGAACCGGTAAAGTCGAAACACGAACTGGATCAAGCCGCGGGCTGAGCGCAGCGAAGCCCCGGATATTACCTGGATTCCGGAGTTGACCATGTCCTGCAAACTTCCCTGCACCGCTTCGCTCGGCGCCCTGTTCATGCGCTACATGCTCGGGTTCATCTTCGTCTATCACGGGTTCGGCAAAGTCATGGACATCCAACCCATGATCGACGGCCTGACCGCCATGCAGATCCCCATGCCGACCGTCTCCGCCTGGCTCGCCGCCGGCGCGGAGTTCGGCGGGGGCATCCTGCTGGCGATCGGACTGCTCACGCGCCTGGCGACGATCCCCATGATGTTCACCATGTTTGTCGCCATCACCAAAGTCCACTGGGGCCACTACGACATCCAAGCCGGCGGCATGGAGTTCGCCCTGACCATGTTCGTCATGCTCCTGTCCCTCGCCCTCATCGGCCCCGGCCGCTTCAGCGCCGATGCGCTGATCTTCCGCGGGTGCTGCTGCGGGAAATCGACCAACATATGATGCCGACAACTTCGTGAGGTCCGTGCATCATGATTCGTATGCTTTGCGCCTTCGCGCTCACCAGTGCCGTCTCCGCCTTCGCTCAGTCGCCGCAGCGCACCGTGCTTTACACGACTTCGTTCCATCCCAAGAACGGCCCCTTCGAGGTCTATACCCCCGTCGCGCATGTCGCCGGTCATACCTTCGTGGTCATGCCTGATGAATCGCTCCTCCCGCGCGTGATCGATATCCCCGATGTCGTCGGCGAGGCGCAACCGATCCGCAACGAGCCGCTCGATCCCAACCCCGACTACAAGGCGCTCGCTGATCCACACAATGGATTCTCCATCGGCGTCGATCGCGACGGCTACCTGCATATCACCGGCGACATGCACCAGTACGGCGGAGCGGACGGGCGCAAGTACCCCGAGCGCTATCAGAAAAAGCACATGCTCTACTGGCGCTCCAACAAGCCCCTCGACGTCGCCGCCGGTTTCGCCTTCCTCGGCGACACGGAGGCGACGTCGATGCCGGGTACTTCGTTCAGTTACGGACGCTTCGTCTGGAGTCCGAGCGGCGATCTGTATTACTCATCGCGCGTGCGCGCGTTCTGGGCGAGCCGGTACAGCCGCGATACGGTCAGCGATTCGCAGGGCGCGATGGCGCTGGGGCTTTACCACTATGACCCGGATACGAAGCGATGGTCCGCCATCGGCGGCGAAGCGGACCACACCGCCCCGGAGGGCTCGCGCTACTTCCCCGTCTTCTTCTGGACGCACGCCGGCCGACCGGACACGGAATTTTCGTATCAGGTGTACCAGTCGCGTTTCGCCTTCGATCGCGGGGGACGGATGCACTTCGCCGTCAGCAGCTTTGCCGACACAAAGGGCAACTGCCGCATGATGTACGCCGCGTCGGACGACGGCGGCAAGTCGTGGCGCAAGGCCGACGGGACGATGATCCCCGGCCTGCCCCTGCGCGGCGAGAGCGGCACAGCCAACGAAGCCGACTTCCTCGTCGAGAACAAACAGGATGTCATCACGCACGTCTTCGCCGATCGCGACGGCGTGCCGGCGGTGCTCGAAGGCGTCACGGCCGACGACTGGCGATGGTGGAACGGCAAGCAGTGGACGACGGCGGACAAGAATGCGCTCTACGGCACCAGCGGCTCGCTCAGCGCCGACGGGCGCATCCTGATGTGGAGCAATTACAACATCGCCCGGGCCGACGCCATCGGCAAGCCGCTGACGAACTACAAGGGCGGACTCTGGTGCGTGTGCGAACCGGCCGTGCTGGCGACGGGCGATCTGTACGGGCTGACCTATGACAACAAGACGCGGAAAATGTCCGTCGTCAAAATCAGCTTCGACGCGGCACCCTGATAGGCACGCCTACCGGTAAATCAGATAGCGCGCCCGGCGTTTCATGAAGTCGTCGAGGTTCCACGACACTTTCGCCGGATCGTCAATCGCGGGCCAGGTCGCCTGCACTTCGTCATTGACGAGCAGCTTCTGCACGTTCGCGGCGTCGAACTGATCGCCGAAGAGCTGCCGCAGGGTCCACGCGATCGAAAGCCCGGTGCGTGCGGGGCGAAATGCGGTGCGATCGATAAGCTCGATGTGCACGCCGCCGCAGACTTCGTTGGCGAACTTCGAGGATTCGGGCGTGAAGGTGATCGGCACGAATCGCACACCCGGCAGTTTCAATTCGTTGAGGATCAGCGCGAGCTTGCGGCCGTCGATCCAGGGCGCGCCCAGCCGTTCAAACGGCTCGTCCGTCCCCCGGCCGACGCTCAGGTTCGTGAACTCCAGCAGGCCGATCGCCGGATAGAGCACCGCCTGCGTCGGATTGCGCAGATTCGGCGAGGGATTGATCCACGGCAGGCCGGTCTGGTCGTACCACATCGCGCGGTCGTACTCGACCATGGGCACGATCGCCAGATCCACATCAAGGTTCTGCTCGTACTTGAACATACGGGCCAGTTCGCCGACGGTCATGCCGTGCGTGATCGGCAGGGGTTGATACGCGGTGAACGAAAGCTTGTCCGCATCGGCGATCGGGCCGGACACGCCGACGGGCCCGATCGGGTTGGGGCGGTCGAGGACGACGAATCGGATGTGACGTTTGCCGGCTTCCTCCATGGCGTAGCCGAGCGTCGTGATGTACGTGTAGAAGCGCGTGCCCACGTCCTGAATGTCGAAGACGATCGTGTCCACGCCCTTGAGCATCGCATCGGTCGGGCGGCGGGTGTCGCCATACAAGCTGTAGACGGGCAGGCCGGTCTTCGCATCGGTGGCGTCGGCGACTTTTTCATCGACCTTGCCGACGAGTCCGTGCTCGGGACTGAGCAGCGCGACAAGCTGGACGTTCTTCGCATCATGCAGCAGGTCGATGGTGCTTTTGCCGAAGCGGTCCCGGCCGGTCTGATTGGTGATGAGCGCGACGCGGCGGCCGTCGAGCGCGGCGAACTTGCCGTGTTCGAGCACATCGATGCCGGTGTACACCTGCACCGGGCCAAGCAGCGCCATCGCCGACGCCGTCGAAACGCTGCGGTAGAGGTCGAGCACGGATCGCGAGCCGGCGTGCAGACGGTTGGTCAGGAGGATCACGAAGCATCGGTGCAGCGGGTCGATCCAGAACATGGTGCCGGTGAAGCCGGTGTGCCCGAAGGACACGCCGCGCGGGAATCGCAGGCCGCGCGCCGAGGAGTAGTCGCTGTCGATGTCGAAACCGTACGCCCGGGCGCTGGACCAGTCGGGCAGACTGCGGGACTGGATCATGGCTTCGACCGTCTTTTGCGAAAGCACGCGATGCCCGTCCAGCTCCCCGCCGCGCAGCATCATCCAGCAGAAGCGCGTCAGATCGTCGATCGAAGCAAAGAGCCCCGCGTGTCCCGCCACGCCGCCGAGCGCCGCGGCGCGCGGGTCATGCACCCGGCCGGTCAGCCACGTGTCGCCCACTTTGGCCGTCGGCGCCAGGTGTTCGCTCCACTCGGCCGGCGGATTGAAGCGCGCGTGCGTCATGCCCAGCGGCTCGTAGAAATTCTTCGTCGCGAAATCGTCGAGCGTCATGCCCGACACGACATGCACCAGTTCTCCGAGCACGATGTAGCCCAGGTCGGAATACTCGAATCGCGTGCCCGGCTCGTACATCAGCTTGCCGCGATAGATCGCCGCCATCGCCGCGTCGCGACCATCGCGATAGTACTCCATGCTGTTGTCCGGCTCGAGCCCGCCGCGATGCAGTAGAAGCTGCGCGATCGTCACCTGTTCCTTGCCGTTGGCGCCGAACGCGGGGATGTACTTGGCGACCGGATCATCGAGCGCGATTTTGCCGTCTTCGACGAGCTTCATGATCGACGGCGCGGTCGCCAGCGACTTGGTCAGCGAGGCGAGGTCGAAGATCGTATCGGCGGACATGGGCACGCGGTGGGGCTGCAAGCGCTGATCGCCGAACGCCTGCCGGTACAGGACGCCGTCGGCGTTGCCGATGAGCAGGACCGCCCCCGGAATCTGCCGGTCGGCGATGGCGCTTTCGATGGCCTGCTCGGCCTGCTTGAGATAGCGCGGGTCCAGCTCCTGCGCCGTCGCCGCACGTACGAGCACGAAACAAACCACGATCACGAGCACCCATCGCCATGCCGTCATGAGGGCATTGTACGCCGGGCGATCGCGAAGCGGCGGCGTGTGATATGATGCACCCGCCGCATTTGCAAGGGGGGTCAAATCATGGACGAAGTCGAGCTTCAGCCGGCCAAGTCGCGCGTCAACAAATGGCTCGTCGGGTGTCTGGGCGCCACGCTGATCTTCCTCGCGCTTTGCGTGGCCGGTTACTTTTACATCAAGTCCAAGGTCGTCGAATTCATCGCCACGGAGATGCACGATCAGATCGTGCACGAGATTGACGCCTCCGCCCTGCCCGACGATCAGAAGCAGGCGTTCACCGCCATCGCCGACCGGCTCGCCGACGACCTGCGCGCCGGGCGCATCAGCATTTTCGACAAGAAGAGTCTCACCGCCGCGGCGCAGGGCGCGACCACCGAGGCGATCGGCCATCTGAACCTTCCCGACGATCAGAAAGCCGGGCTCATCACGCAGGTCAACCGCGTCGCCGACGGATACCGCGAGGACAAGATCAGCGACGACCAGATGGGCGAGATCTTCGACAAACTTTTCAACGGGCCGTTCGGCGCGTCGATGGGGGCATGGGGCTTCGAAGCGGCGCATGTGTACGGGTCGGGTCTGAGCGATGAGCAAAAAAAGGATGCCGCGATTCAGCTTCGCCGCGTCGCCCGGGGCTACGCCGAGGGCAAAATCAGCAAGTCGGACCTCGACCCGCACTGGCAGAAGATCAGCATCCCCGATCCCGACAAGCCGGGCGAACGGAAGATGAAAGAACACCTCACGGACAGCGAGATTCTTGCGTTCATTGAGGACATGCGAACGGAAGCGGACAAAGCGGGCGTGCCCAATGAGCTTTACAAGATCGACTTCGCGACGGAGATGAAGAAGGCGGTGGATGAAGTCATTGGTGAGTGACGTTTGAAATCCCCCTCCCAACCTCCCCCTTCGAGGGGGAGGGGTCAAGACAATCACTTCGTAAGCCGCTCTTCAATCACGCGGCGAAAGACCTCTGTCGGAGCGGCTCTTTTTGTCCATTGTTCAAACTGCGCGGCGGCCTGGCGGATGAACATCTCGATGCCGCTGATCGTCACGCATCCGCGGGCTGACGCTTCGCGGAGCAGCTTCGTTTGCCGGGGGTTGTAGATCGTGTCGAAGACGACCGTGCCCTCATCGGCGCTGGCCTTGTCGGGCCAGTCGGTGATCGGCGAGGCGTCGACATTCGGGTGCATGCCCAGCGGGGTGCAGTTGATGAGAATGCGGCAGCAGGATTTGCTCAGGTTCGCCATCGGCGCGGCGACGACCTGGCCGGTTTGGCCATTGAACTGTTCGGCGAGTTCGGTTGCCTTGTCGAGCGTGCGGTTGTACACCACGATGGTCGCGCCGTAGTGGGCGAACCCGGCGACGATCGCGCGGGCGGCGCCTCCGGCCCCGATGACGCCGACACGCTGATCGGCGAGGTCGTCGCGCCCGATATGCATCGCATCGCAGACGGCGTCGAGCGCGGCGGCGTAGTCGGTGTTGGAGGCATACAGCGCCCCGTCATCGCCGACGGTCAACGTGTTCGCAGCGCCGATGCTTGCGGCGAGCGGCTCGATGGTTCCGCCGGATTCCGCGACGAAACGCAGCAGATTCTGCTTGTGCGGAATCGTCACCGATGCCCCGCGGAAATGCAGCGGGGCGAAGTCGAGCCACGCGCCGACGGTGGCCTTGAAGTGCACATAGTCATCGGGAATCAGCAGCGGGAGGTACACGCCGTCGTGATCGGCGGCGTCGAAGCCGGCGTTCATGATGTGCGGGCTGAGCGAGTGACCGACGGGGCAGCCGATGACGCCGTACGTGCGGGTCGATTCGGTGAGCTTGTCCCATCGGTAGAGCCGCTTGAGCGTTTCGACGCCAACCTGTCCCGGCGCGGTCGTCGCGCCGTCATCAAGACCGGCGAACGTCAGAAACGCGCCGAACTTCCTCGCCAGCACGCGCGACGGCAAGCCCGCTTCGTCCATGCACAAGGCGATCATCGGCTTGACCCGACTCGACAAGAGCTCGAACGCTTCGAGATTGTCGCGCAGCGACCGGGCGCGCCAGGCGACTTTGACCACGGAGCAGCGCGCCGCGTCGGCCATGGCGTGCACGCGCTGAAGCAGGTCGGCCGGGCGGGTCTGAAAGTCATGCGACGAGAGAATCACGCGGGCGCCCTTGGGCGGGCGCAGCCCCTTCTGATAGGCCACCAGCTCCATGTCCAGGTACGCGGCCGGGCAGGCGGCGAAGTCGATGGCGTCGAGCAGATTCTGCCGGCTGGTCTCGTCGCCTTCGTAATGCCCGCCTTCCCAGACGGGGCGGTTCGTGAGGATGCACGGCAGGGGCGAACGCTTGAGCAGATCGGTGATCGCTGCGGCGTCGGCTTTCTGTGCGAAATGATCGATGCGATACTCGACCATGTCCGCCCCGCGCTCGGCGGCGAGGGCGGCTCGGGCGAGGGCCGACTCGGCGGTGTCGACCATGATGGAGACGGTCAGGTACGTCATCGGGGCCAGTATAGCCGGGCGCGCCGGGGGTGCCGGACCCGACGGCGCGGCAACTTGAACGAGCGGGTCGGATGGCTAGAATGTTCGCTCCCCCTGGGCGGTTGCCTGAGCGGCCAAAAGGGACGGGCTGTAAACCCGTTGACGTAAAGTCTACGAAGGTTCGAATCCTTCACCGCCCATTTCCCCGCCGATTCGCGCCCTTCGATCGATCGCAGCATGGCACACGCACCGCTCTACATCGCCATGTGGTCCGGCCCGCGTAATGTGTCGACCGCCATGATGCGAAGCTGGGGCCAGCGACCCGACACCTTCGTCACCGACGAACCCCTCTACGCGCATTACCTTTCCGTCACCGGCCTGCCGCATCCGGGGGCGGACGAAACCATCGCACATCACGAAGCCGACTGGCGCCGCGTCGCCGCCTGGCTCACCGGCCCGATTCCCGAGGGCCGGACGGTGTGGTATCAGAAGCACATGGCGCATCATCTTCTGCCGATGATCGAGCATGACTGGCTTGAGAAGTTGACGCACTGTTTTCTGATTCGCGAGCCGCGGGAGATGATCACTTCGCTCATCGAGTTCATCCCGCACCCGACGATTTACGACACGGGGCTGCCGCAGCAGGTGGAGATTTTCGATCAGGTCGTGAAGCGCACGGGCGCGGTGCCGCCGGTCGTGGACGGGGCGGATGTGCTGCGCGATCCGCGCGGCATGATGACGAAACTCTGCCAGCGCCTCGGCCTCGAGTTCACCGAAGACATGCTCCGCTGGCCCCCCGGCCCGCGGAAGACCGATGGCGTCTGGGCCAAACACTGGTACGCCAAGGTCGAGAAGACCACCGGGTTCGGACCGTATCAACCCAAGGACATCCCCGTGCCCGATGCGCTCAAGCATCTCATCCC
Proteins encoded in this window:
- a CDS encoding nuclear transport factor 2 family protein, producing MTTATAHQNVRIHDLLDYIRTGRIMDAMHEFYADDVVMEEPAYGKTVGLAANLKREEKFVTGVAEFRNFQADAVAAGKDVSFYQNVMDWTTTDGKDMHVEQVVVAHWKNGKIVHERFYYNMA
- a CDS encoding HAD family hydrolase, producing the protein MWSGPRNVSTAMMRSWGQRPDTFVTDEPLYAHYLSVTGLPHPGADETIAHHEADWRRVAAWLTGPIPEGRTVWYQKHMAHHLLPMIEHDWLEKLTHCFLIREPREMITSLIEFIPHPTIYDTGLPQQVEIFDQVVKRTGAVPPVVDGADVLRDPRGMMTKLCQRLGLEFTEDMLRWPPGPRKTDGVWAKHWYAKVEKTTGFGPYQPKDIPVPDALKHLIPECERLYQYLHQHRLPV
- a CDS encoding DUF1343 domain-containing protein — translated: MRRFEAPCPHRRAERPVEKFVEDLAHLVVADLVLAVSVGDAVDLRDEPGFLIVGKVQMADRLGGRALRRGGETLLVENADAPGAQVVGEPVGDGGERLLLIVGQGGGVNLVHDLIVHLRGDEFDDLGLDVKVTGHAKREEDQRGAQTPDEPFVDARLGRLKLDFVHDLTPLANAAGASYHTPPLRDRPAYNALMTAWRWVLVIVVCFVLVRAATAQELDPRYLKQAEQAIESAIADRQIPGAVLLIGNADGVLYRQAFGDQRLQPHRVPMSADTIFDLASLTKSLATAPSIMKLVEDGKIALDDPVAKYIPAFGANGKEQVTIAQLLLHRGGLEPDNSMEYYRDGRDAAMAAIYRGKLMYEPGTRFEYSDLGYIVLGELVHVVSGMTLDDFATKNFYEPLGMTHARFNPPAEWSEHLAPTAKVGDTWLTGRVHDPRAAALGGVAGHAGLFASIDDLTRFCWMMLRGGELDGHRVLSQKTVEAMIQSRSLPDWSSARAYGFDIDSDYSSARGLRFPRGVSFGHTGFTGTMFWIDPLHRCFVILLTNRLHAGSRSVLDLYRSVSTASAMALLGPVQVYTGIDVLEHGKFAALDGRRVALITNQTGRDRFGKSTIDLLHDAKNVQLVALLSPEHGLVGKVDEKVADATDAKTGLPVYSLYGDTRRPTDAMLKGVDTIVFDIQDVGTRFYTYITTLGYAMEEAGKRHIRFVVLDRPNPIGPVGVSGPIADADKLSFTAYQPLPITHGMTVGELARMFKYEQNLDVDLAIVPMVEYDRAMWYDQTGLPWINPSPNLRNPTQAVLYPAIGLLEFTNLSVGRGTDEPFERLGAPWIDGRKLALILNELKLPGVRFVPITFTPESSKFANEVCGGVHIELIDRTAFRPARTGLSIAWTLRQLFGDQFDAANVQKLLVNDEVQATWPAIDDPAKVSWNLDDFMKRRARYLIYR
- the mdh gene encoding malate dehydrogenase, coding for MARRAKISVIGGGNVGASCAVWAASKELGDIVVLDIPQAEGVVKGKMLDLYQAAPIELFDAKITGTTDYKDIADSDVVVVTAGIPRKPGMSRDDLIKTNVAIVKSVSENIKKYAPESIVIVVSNPLDAMVYTAWKATGFPTNRILGQAGCLDVARYKAFIAMETGFSVEDINALLLGGHGDDMVPLPRYTNISGIPVTEFISEARLNEIVERAKKGGGEIVGLMGTSAYYAPASGTIQMVEAIVKDKKRILPCAGYCDGEYGLNGLFVGVPCVLGAGGVEKILEIKLDENEAKLLKASADHVAELVDVVKKLEPSLA
- a CDS encoding alkene reductase; its protein translation is MIATHTSSESNAAALGTLFTSFVLNDSLTLPNRIVMAPLTRSMAGPGLVPTQTSADYYARRADAGLIISEATIVTPDGQGYPDTPGLFTEAQVDGWRRVTQAVHDRGGRMFAQLWHVGRLSHPHFQPDGTLPLAPSAVPAAGRINRTRDLNYGPVREATRADIDRIVAAFADAATNARHAGFDGVEIHGANGYLIDQFLHAFTNRRTDEYGGSPENRARFALRVIDAVVERLGAQRVGIRLSPAAYVHMTGSPEDEPTYVHLLSEISRRGLAYVHIGIYDDTKAHAELNHQTASEFVRANYDGVLIGNGGYTPDRAAAAIDDDRFDLVAIGRPFIANPDLVNRLRQDQPLVPYDAAMLTTLY
- a CDS encoding type I 3-dehydroquinate dehydratase; its protein translation is MTYLTVSIMVDTAESALARAALAAERGADMVEYRIDHFAQKADAAAITDLLKRSPLPCILTNRPVWEGGHYEGDETSRQNLLDAIDFAACPAAYLDMELVAYQKGLRPPKGARVILSSHDFQTRPADLLQRVHAMADAARCSVVKVAWRARSLRDNLEAFELLSSRVKPMIALCMDEAGLPSRVLARKFGAFLTFAGLDDGATTAPGQVGVETLKRLYRWDKLTESTRTYGVIGCPVGHSLSPHIMNAGFDAADHDGVYLPLLIPDDYVHFKATVGAWLDFAPLHFRGASVTIPHKQNLLRFVAESGGTIEPLAASIGAANTLTVGDDGALYASNTDYAAALDAVCDAMHIGRDDLADQRVGVIGAGGAARAIVAGFAHYGATIVVYNRTLDKATELAEQFNGQTGQVVAAPMANLSKSCCRILINCTPLGMHPNVDASPITDWPDKASADEGTVVFDTIYNPRQTKLLREASARGCVTISGIEMFIRQAAAQFEQWTKRAAPTEVFRRVIEERLTK
- a CDS encoding DoxX family membrane protein, with protein sequence MSCKLPCTASLGALFMRYMLGFIFVYHGFGKVMDIQPMIDGLTAMQIPMPTVSAWLAAGAEFGGGILLAIGLLTRLATIPMMFTMFVAITKVHWGHYDIQAGGMEFALTMFVMLLSLALIGPGRFSADALIFRGCCCGKSTNI